TTTATTTTTCGGTGATTTCGGGTCCCGGCATATAATCGCCCCCAGAGACGCCCCATTATTATTCCCTCTACCCCCGGTCAGCCCGGTCAGCGAAGTCCGGACCAGGCTGGAAGATGCGGCCGTGGGCTCCTCGGTAGAAATGTTCTGGTTTAAGGTCGGTTGTTGAA
Above is a window of Desulfobaccales bacterium DNA encoding:
- a CDS encoding DnaB-like helicase N-terminal domain-containing protein — encoded protein: MAQAQPQAIPLIEFTEAEQVVLGSILIRREIPASTTDLKPEHFYRGAHGRIFQPGPDFADRADRG